Genomic segment of Aureibacillus halotolerans:
TAAAAAACGCCTTGGTATATAAACCAAAGCGTTTTCTACAGCAATTATTCACTTACCGGGACAAGAGCTCCTTGAAATTCTTCTTCCATAAACGTTTGCAGTTCGTCCGAATGCAATACTTCAACCAAAGTCTTGATCGCTTCATTGTCTTTATCTTCACTTCGAACAGCAATGATGTTGACATATGGAGATTCGGACCCTTCTAAAGCAATCGCATCCTCCAACGGATTAAGGTCAGCATCAATGGCAAAATTCGTGTTGATGGCAATTGCATCAGCCTCATCATTTTCATACGTTGCCGTTAATAGCTCTGGGTTAACATCATTGCGAATCGTAATGTTTTTTGGGTTTTCAACAATGTCTTCAAGCGTTGCATCGGCCTTGTTGACACTTTCGTCAAGCGTAATGACACCTTCTTTTTCTAAAAGAGCTAACGTCCGGCCAGTATCAGAGACGCTATTGCTTATGATGATCGTCCCGTCTTCTGGAAGGTCGCTTAAAGATTCAATACGCTGCGAGTAAAAGCCCATCGGTTCAATATGAATGCCGCCTGCATTGACAAAATCATAACCGAATTCTTCTTTTTGGGCTTCAAGATAAGGAATGTGTTGGAAGTAATTCGCATCTAAGTCCCCTGATTCTAAAGCCTTGTTTGGCATTACATAATCAGTGAACGTTTCAATTTCTAGAATAACGCCTTTTTCTTCCAAAAGTGGCTTTGCATGTTCTAAAATTTCCGCATGTGGCGTCACAGAGGCACCAACAACGAGCTCAACAGGTTCTTCAGCTGTCGGTTGATCCCCTTCACCATCTGATGCAGATGAATTCGAATCGCTTGTCCCACTTCCGCCAGATTGTCCGCATGCCGCGAGCAATACGAGCAAAGCGAGCAATAAAAGACTTGATAATTTCTTCATCATTAACCCTCCGTTTTTCTATCTTTTGTCTATCCATTTTGTAAGTCCGTCGCCAATGGCTTGGACGATAAACACAATGATTAAGATGGTAATGGTCGCCACAACCGTGACGTCGGGATTGCTTCGCATAAAACCTTCCTGGTAGGCCAAATCTCCTAAACCACCTGCTCCAATTGCCCCAGCCATCGCAATGTAGCCAATTAGCGCAATGGTTGTTACGGTAATGCCTGAAATTAACGCAGGCATCGCTTCCGGAAGGTACACGCGAAACATAATTCTTAAAGGCCCTGCTCCCATCGATTGTGCCGCCTCAACGACACCTCGATTAACTTCTCTGAAGGCTATTTCAACGAGCCTTGCATAAAACGGAATTGCTCCAAGGGCTAAGGCGGGCAACGCTGCATTTTTCCCCAAAATAGTGCCCATCAAGACCTTCGTGAAGGGCAGCAATAAGATAATTAAGATGATAAAAGGAATCGATCGAAAGACGTTGACAAATGCCGCCACAATCCAGTGAATAAACCGATTCTCCCACATTTGCTTCTTTGATGTGAGGAATAAGAGCAACCCAATTAATATCCCAAAGATGAATGTCAAAGCGATGCCAATCACCATCATATAGACTGTCTCATACGTCGCAATTTGCCACTTCTCCAAATCAAAATTCGGGAACCATTGGTTTATCACGATTGCATCACCTCAAATTGCACGTGCTTCTCTGAAAGAAAGGAATACATATCATTGCGTGTGTCTTCATTGTCTTCAGCAATATGAAGCAACAAATGACCATACGTGCCTTCCTCTGCTTTCGCGATATTGCCTTGCACTATGGAAATATCGACTTCAGGGTAAGCACGGATGAGCAGTGGGAGCAATTGGCCCTCACCATCTTTTCCAACGTAATCGATGCGAACAATAGCCCCTTTCGGATGAAGAGCAGCTAATTCTTCAGGAGTTGAGGAAGTCCCACCAGGATCCATCACCTGCTTGACAAAATGCTTTGTAATGTCCTTTTTTGGTTGTTGAAAAACCTCAATAACATTTCCTTGTTCAACGAATTTGCCTTCCTCCATGACAGCCACCTGATCACAAATTTTGTGAATGACATGCATCTCATGCGTAATGAGGATAATCGTTAATCCTAGTTTCTCGTTAATGTCAGTAAGAAGTTCTAGAATGGAATCCGTTGTTTTCGGATCAAGCGCTGAGGTTGCTTCATCACAAAGCAACACCTTTGGATTATTTGCGAGTGCACGAGCGATACCAACGCGTTGCTTTTGACCACCGCTCAACTGGGATGGATAGGCGTCTTCACGTCCGTCTAAACCTACCAATTTAATAAGCTCACTCACTCTTTTTTCTTTCTCATCCGTGCGGACCTTTGCTACCTCAAGAGGAAACAAAATATTCTCACGCACGGTCCTTGACCAGAGGAGGTTGAAATGTTGAAAGATCATACTAATTTCTTGCCTAGCTTTCCGCAGTTCGTCCCCTTGGACCTTTCTCATGTTCCGTCCTGCCACAAAGATATCTCCTGAGGTTGGACGTTCAAGCCCATTTAAAAGACGAATCAAAGTACTTTTCCCTGCGCCACTATATCCAATAATCCCGAAGATGGTTCCTTCATCTACTTTTAGGTTAACGCCATCAACAGCATGCAAAGACCCTTGAGTTGTTTTAAAGACTTTTTTCAACTTTTCAATTTGAATCATTGTATTCAACCTGCTTTCTACGTCTCTACATATAAAAATTCAGAGTGTAGAAAAAAGAAATGCAACT
This window contains:
- a CDS encoding MetQ/NlpA family ABC transporter substrate-binding protein, encoding MMKKLSSLLLLALLVLLAACGQSGGSGTSDSNSSASDGEGDQPTAEEPVELVVGASVTPHAEILEHAKPLLEEKGVILEIETFTDYVMPNKALESGDLDANYFQHIPYLEAQKEEFGYDFVNAGGIHIEPMGFYSQRIESLSDLPEDGTIIISNSVSDTGRTLALLEKEGVITLDESVNKADATLEDIVENPKNITIRNDVNPELLTATYENDEADAIAINTNFAIDADLNPLEDAIALEGSESPYVNIIAVRSEDKDNEAIKTLVEVLHSDELQTFMEEEFQGALVPVSE
- a CDS encoding methionine ABC transporter permease — protein: MINQWFPNFDLEKWQIATYETVYMMVIGIALTFIFGILIGLLLFLTSKKQMWENRFIHWIVAAFVNVFRSIPFIILIILLLPFTKVLMGTILGKNAALPALALGAIPFYARLVEIAFREVNRGVVEAAQSMGAGPLRIMFRVYLPEAMPALISGITVTTIALIGYIAMAGAIGAGGLGDLAYQEGFMRSNPDVTVVATITILIIVFIVQAIGDGLTKWIDKR
- a CDS encoding methionine ABC transporter ATP-binding protein; this encodes MIQIEKLKKVFKTTQGSLHAVDGVNLKVDEGTIFGIIGYSGAGKSTLIRLLNGLERPTSGDIFVAGRNMRKVQGDELRKARQEISMIFQHFNLLWSRTVRENILFPLEVAKVRTDEKEKRVSELIKLVGLDGREDAYPSQLSGGQKQRVGIARALANNPKVLLCDEATSALDPKTTDSILELLTDINEKLGLTIILITHEMHVIHKICDQVAVMEEGKFVEQGNVIEVFQQPKKDITKHFVKQVMDPGGTSSTPEELAALHPKGAIVRIDYVGKDGEGQLLPLLIRAYPEVDISIVQGNIAKAEEGTYGHLLLHIAEDNEDTRNDMYSFLSEKHVQFEVMQS